The proteins below are encoded in one region of Chloroflexota bacterium:
- a CDS encoding N-acyl homoserine lactonase family protein, protein MSVGKTRIYPINTGWVVLDHAVYLFNKGTPGKKVDIPNICFYVDTGEHKLMIDTGLPDAERATKYHHDCTKRGCPDSPDALQAMGVDPNEIEICIFTHLHWDHCHNMKKFRNARYIASQTEIQWAYNPLPPYYRSYEAPILGVEPPFLGCQFEVVEGEMEIVPGVRVFPTPGHTPGHIAAQVETSAGSCVVVGDAIFTYRNFEPKTEEHWRYWVQNRLVNQIDGWKSYEEIDRRADFILPFHEERVLEHSVYPYEGMPLREKRKPIPGAPFYFSGI, encoded by the coding sequence ATGTCCGTTGGAAAAACAAGAATTTATCCAATCAACACCGGCTGGGTCGTACTCGATCATGCGGTCTATTTGTTCAACAAAGGGACACCGGGGAAAAAAGTAGACATCCCCAACATTTGTTTTTACGTGGATACCGGCGAGCATAAACTGATGATTGACACCGGCTTGCCAGATGCTGAACGCGCGACCAAGTATCATCACGACTGCACCAAGCGCGGCTGTCCCGATAGCCCGGACGCGCTACAAGCGATGGGCGTTGACCCGAATGAAATCGAGATTTGTATTTTCACGCACCTGCATTGGGATCATTGCCACAACATGAAGAAATTTCGGAACGCACGTTACATCGCCTCGCAAACCGAGATTCAGTGGGCGTACAATCCGCTGCCGCCGTACTATCGTTCGTACGAAGCGCCGATCCTGGGTGTCGAACCGCCGTTCCTGGGTTGCCAGTTCGAGGTGGTCGAAGGCGAAATGGAAATCGTTCCCGGCGTCCGCGTATTTCCCACGCCAGGACACACGCCCGGTCACATCGCCGCGCAAGTCGAAACGAGCGCGGGCAGTTGCGTCGTCGTCGGCGATGCGATTTTCACGTACCGCAATTTCGAACCGAAAACCGAAGAGCATTGGCGATATTGGGTGCAAAATCGTTTGGTGAATCAGATTGACGGCTGGAAAAGTTACGAGGAAATTGATCGCCGCGCCGATTTTATTTTGCCGTTCCACGAAGAGCGCGTGCTCGAGCATTCGGTTTATCCCTATGAGGGAATGCCTCTGCGCGAAAAACGCAAACCGATTCCCGGCGCGCCGTTCTATTTTTCCGGAATATGA
- a CDS encoding aminotransferase class I/II-fold pyridoxal phosphate-dependent enzyme, with protein MSDHLQSEEHAKHSRAFQPTAQGDSTRAVHAHEARVKSHHALVDPIFQTSTYTFENMADVCAFQESHAHSHVADRFEYGRYGNPTSAAAEARLAALEHAEGAILVASGMAALTDTFLNLLSPGKHIIMTDDSYRRTRQFCEEFLTRYDVAVTVVPLGDYDALEAAIRPETRVLFSETPSNPYLRVLDVERFAEIGRRRGVLTVIDATFATPINLRPLDWGIDLITHSATKYLGGHNDLLAGFIAGRNELIDPLRDAIGILGGISDSNTAYLLLRGMKTLSVRVQKQNQTAQQIAEFLAAHPNIEHVWYPGLKTHPGHAIAARQMNGFGGVVSFTVRGDLDATFRFMDALRIPYISPSLGGVESLALHVAKMAYYDVAPAERLKLGIPDNLVRFAVGIEDAQDLIADLDQALRFSRLVVE; from the coding sequence ATGAGTGACCATCTCCAGTCCGAAGAACACGCGAAACATTCGCGCGCGTTCCAACCGACCGCGCAAGGCGATTCCACGCGCGCAGTCCACGCGCACGAGGCGCGCGTCAAATCGCATCACGCGTTGGTGGATCCCATCTTCCAAACTTCGACGTACACGTTTGAAAACATGGCGGACGTGTGCGCGTTCCAAGAATCTCACGCGCACAGTCACGTCGCCGACCGTTTTGAATATGGACGCTACGGCAATCCGACCAGCGCGGCAGCGGAGGCGCGCCTTGCCGCGTTGGAACATGCCGAAGGCGCGATCCTGGTTGCCTCGGGGATGGCGGCGCTGACGGATACTTTTTTGAATTTGCTCTCACCGGGAAAACACATCATTATGACCGACGACAGCTATCGGCGCACGCGTCAATTCTGCGAAGAGTTCCTCACGCGCTACGACGTCGCGGTGACGGTCGTGCCGCTCGGCGATTACGATGCGCTGGAAGCCGCGATTCGACCAGAGACGCGCGTGCTGTTTTCGGAAACCCCGTCCAATCCATACTTGCGCGTTTTGGACGTCGAACGCTTCGCGGAAATCGGTCGCCGTCGTGGAGTGTTGACCGTGATTGACGCGACCTTTGCAACGCCGATCAATCTGCGCCCGCTCGATTGGGGCATTGATCTGATCACGCACTCGGCGACGAAATACCTGGGCGGTCACAACGATCTACTCGCCGGGTTTATCGCGGGACGAAACGAACTGATTGATCCGCTGCGCGACGCCATCGGCATCCTGGGCGGCATTTCCGATTCGAACACGGCATACCTGTTACTGCGCGGAATGAAAACGTTGAGCGTGCGCGTCCAGAAACAAAATCAAACCGCGCAACAGATCGCGGAATTTCTCGCGGCGCATCCCAACATCGAACACGTGTGGTATCCTGGATTGAAAACACATCCGGGGCACGCGATCGCGGCGCGGCAGATGAATGGATTCGGCGGCGTCGTTTCGTTTACTGTGCGCGGAGATTTGGACGCGACGTTTCGATTTATGGACGCGCTCCGGATTCCGTACATTTCGCCCTCGCTCGGCGGCGTCGAAAGTTTGGCGCTCCACGTGGCGAAGATGGCGTACTATGATGTTGCGCCGGCGGAACGATTGAAACTGGGAATTCCGGACAACCTGGTTCGGTTTGCTGTCGGAATTGAAGACGCCCAGGATTTGATCGCCGATTTGGATCAAGCGTTACGGTTTTCGCGTCTTGTGGTAGAATGA
- a CDS encoding helix-turn-helix domain-containing protein translates to MNTPRPIEKRSRTMPQKRVLGKSKKAKTPSAESSACRLRGTKKRREASESKKPQIVALSRLPSGKEIKQLRQHLGLSATEFGKKFDVSRSTIKHYEGGSRKPNPRFAKAFWAFRDMTPRTSVRLITQVDLPPLVYVETPPMQCRGHGNYFFWADRRRVYCKHNKGECRKLWLRKVREENASARLSHYARRRARRHPGNRRVEKTKRRTKSKEVGGVKK, encoded by the coding sequence ATGAACACACCCCGCCCTATCGAAAAACGCAGTCGAACGATGCCCCAAAAGAGGGTTCTCGGAAAGTCAAAAAAGGCGAAAACCCCTAGTGCGGAAAGTAGTGCTTGTCGTTTGAGAGGCACGAAAAAACGCCGTGAGGCATCCGAGTCCAAGAAACCCCAAATCGTCGCTCTCAGCCGTTTGCCGTCCGGCAAGGAAATCAAGCAGTTGCGCCAACATCTCGGACTATCCGCAACCGAGTTTGGAAAAAAGTTTGATGTGTCACGCTCGACGATTAAACACTATGAGGGCGGGAGTCGCAAACCCAATCCCAGGTTTGCCAAAGCATTTTGGGCATTCCGCGATATGACGCCCAGGACGAGCGTGCGCTTAATAACCCAGGTTGATCTACCGCCGCTGGTCTATGTGGAAACACCGCCGATGCAATGCAGAGGACACGGGAATTACTTTTTTTGGGCAGACCGTCGGCGAGTTTACTGCAAGCACAACAAGGGCGAGTGCCGTAAGTTGTGGTTGCGGAAAGTGAGGGAAGAAAATGCCAGTGCTCGATTGTCTCATTACGCTCGCCGCCGGGCGCGTCGTCATCCTGGGAATCGGCGTGTGGAAAAAACTAAGCGACGTACGAAATCCAAGGAGGTGGGAGGAGTGAAGAAGTGA
- a CDS encoding helix-turn-helix transcriptional regulator, with translation MNVIGHSPTPIHRTWLWDSLTSRETEVARLVVQGMRNADIAQELHISVHTVESHLKHIYAKLDVHTRVELVRLIRDLTD, from the coding sequence ATGAACGTCATTGGACATTCACCCACCCCCATCCACCGTACTTGGTTGTGGGATTCGCTCACCTCTCGCGAAACCGAGGTCGCGCGCCTCGTCGTTCAAGGGATGCGCAATGCCGACATCGCACAGGAACTGCACATCTCTGTCCACACAGTCGAATCTCACCTCAAGCACATCTACGCCAAGCTCGACGTGCACACCCGCGTCGAACTCGTGCGCCTTATCCGCGACCTGACCGATTGA
- a CDS encoding ribulose 1,5-bisphosphate carboxylase: MAHENQRGFFADRASLNLEEYILLDYYFECDVNPEQAAAHLCQEQSTAQWKRVGVDEDLRERFGAKVIDLVVGGVLDKPTYPFLAVGNKRTYACQVKIAHPHRNFGPKIPNLLTAIGGEGIFYSPGISAIKLLDLEFPDGYLRNFQGPKFGIDGLREILQVYDRPLLFGVIKPNLGLAPEPFADLAYQAWLGGLDIAKDDELLGDVEWSRLDERAEKLGRARVECEKITGEKKIYLANITDEVDRLIELHDVAVARGANALMVNGMTTGLSAVRMLRKHTQVPLVAHFDFIAPFTRMPYFGVHSRVITKLQRLVGFDCIILPGFGDRMKTSDAEVMCDIQACVEPMGHIKKSLPVPAGSQWAGSIPQLYEKLKSVDFGIVPGRAVFEHSLGPQAGAASLRQSWDATHRGLTLEEYAQDHAELRAAIEDVRRK; the protein is encoded by the coding sequence ATGGCGCACGAAAATCAACGCGGTTTCTTTGCCGATCGCGCTAGTTTGAATCTGGAAGAATACATCCTCCTCGACTATTACTTTGAATGTGATGTAAACCCGGAGCAAGCGGCGGCGCATTTGTGTCAAGAGCAGTCAACGGCTCAGTGGAAACGCGTTGGCGTGGACGAGGATTTGCGCGAACGATTCGGTGCTAAAGTCATTGATCTCGTCGTTGGAGGTGTGTTGGATAAGCCGACCTATCCTTTCCTCGCGGTTGGAAACAAGCGAACGTATGCCTGTCAGGTCAAGATCGCGCATCCCCACAGAAACTTTGGTCCGAAAATTCCAAACCTCCTAACCGCCATCGGCGGCGAAGGAATTTTTTACTCACCTGGGATTTCTGCCATCAAGTTGTTGGATCTAGAATTTCCGGATGGTTACTTGCGGAATTTTCAAGGTCCGAAATTTGGAATTGATGGACTGCGCGAGATTCTTCAAGTCTACGATCGTCCGCTCCTGTTCGGCGTCATCAAGCCGAACCTGGGTCTCGCGCCAGAGCCCTTCGCCGATCTCGCTTACCAGGCATGGCTGGGTGGGCTGGACATCGCCAAGGATGATGAGCTGTTGGGCGATGTCGAATGGTCGCGGCTAGACGAACGCGCGGAGAAGTTAGGCAGGGCGCGCGTGGAGTGCGAAAAGATAACCGGGGAAAAGAAAATCTATCTCGCGAATATCACCGACGAGGTGGATCGGCTGATCGAATTGCACGATGTCGCCGTCGCGCGCGGCGCGAACGCGTTGATGGTCAATGGCATGACCACGGGCTTGAGTGCGGTGAGGATGCTGCGAAAACATACCCAGGTTCCCCTGGTCGCGCATTTCGATTTCATCGCGCCCTTTACTCGTATGCCATATTTCGGCGTTCATTCGCGCGTCATCACCAAACTGCAACGCTTGGTCGGGTTCGATTGCATCATCTTGCCCGGCTTTGGCGACCGCATGAAAACATCGGACGCGGAAGTGATGTGTGACATTCAGGCGTGTGTCGAACCAATGGGGCACATCAAAAAATCATTGCCCGTTCCGGCGGGAAGCCAGTGGGCTGGTTCGATCCCGCAGTTGTACGAAAAATTGAAGAGTGTAGATTTTGGAATCGTGCCAGGTCGCGCCGTCTTTGAACATTCGCTGGGACCGCAAGCCGGTGCGGCAAGTCTGCGACAATCCTGGGATGCGACCCATCGCGGTCTCACGCTTGAGGAGTACGCGCAAGACCATGCCGAACTGAGAGCGGCAATCGAGGATGTGCGCCGCAAATGA
- a CDS encoding DUF4981 domain-containing protein: MPQLSSLNTLPPRATLIPFPSARDARSLDRDQSPWFANLSGEWQFKIKAKPAEATDDALNANDWSRIQVPGNWTMQGFGKPHYTNVVMPFPQEPPHVPEENPTGIYRREFSVPASWQDRRIVLHFGGCEGVLYVYVNRQPIGISKDARTPAEFDVTKAVRVGETNELVAVVVQWSDASFIEDQDHWWQAGIQREVYLYATNVPHLQDVFARGDLAEDLHNGILRVTCKIGFAGETHNDCVVEAQLFDVESRAVFTQPLTCAYDGSMLPRSEVTFEQPVRAPKLWSAEAPNLYTLVVTLKTPRGEESTACRIGFRKIEIRDRQLLINGKRVMIKGVNRHDHDDTTGKAVSRATMEADLRLMKQFNVNAVRTSHYPNDPYWLELCDRFGMYVVDEANIEAHAFYRETCRDPRYTNAYVTRVRAMVERDKNHPCVIFWSLGNESGYGPNHDTAAGWVRGADPSRPLHYEGAISRWAGRTWEDGHRVTDVVCPMYPPIQKIVAWSKQSQDWRPMILCEYSHTMGNSNGSLADYWAAFEKYPGLQGGYLWEWIDHGIQQTDANGKTYWAYGGDFGDTPNDANFVVDGIVWPNRTPHPALYEFKHLAQPVRVELLDSRGRIRIVNKRDFTSLDDLVGEWELTLDGTRAQAGKLPRLAIAPGESLDVTLALKSSSAGERFLNLRFYQRKDTWWANAGHEVAWQQLALPARAHKLARLGDAKIIAEEDAHAIILRAGNVRAVFDKVPGALVEFGADTNWIVRGPSLNVWRAATDNDGIKLILGREGSKTLVRWLDLGLDRVEHSLARIRLLRSKGMPVVEIIHRASGRGKWNDFTHTHRYTLDASGELRVENIVRVGNGIRDIPRAGVSLALASNLEHLEWFGRGPWENYPDRKTSAIVGRYASTVTEQYVPYIMPQEHGHKTDVRWLTLVDSSGHGLRVEGDPTIEFSASHFTAADLFAARHTIDLAPRAEVMLNLDGAHRGLGTASCGPDTLEQYRLLESVYRFGYRLKAK; this comes from the coding sequence ATGCCGCAACTCTCCAGTCTCAACACGTTGCCGCCGCGCGCGACGTTGATTCCATTTCCCTCCGCGCGCGATGCACGGTCACTCGACCGCGACCAGTCGCCCTGGTTTGCGAACTTGAGCGGTGAGTGGCAATTCAAAATCAAAGCCAAGCCCGCTGAAGCAACCGACGATGCGTTGAATGCGAACGATTGGTCGCGCATCCAGGTTCCCGGCAATTGGACGATGCAAGGATTCGGCAAGCCGCATTACACGAATGTCGTCATGCCCTTTCCGCAAGAACCGCCGCACGTGCCGGAAGAAAATCCGACCGGGATTTATCGCCGCGAGTTTAGCGTGCCGGCAAGTTGGCAAGATCGTCGCATCGTTCTGCATTTCGGCGGATGCGAAGGTGTGCTGTACGTCTACGTCAATCGCCAGCCCATCGGCATCAGCAAAGACGCGCGCACGCCCGCCGAGTTCGATGTGACGAAGGCAGTGCGCGTTGGCGAAACGAACGAACTCGTCGCCGTTGTCGTGCAATGGTCGGACGCGAGCTTCATCGAAGACCAGGATCATTGGTGGCAAGCCGGGATTCAACGCGAGGTGTATCTGTACGCGACGAACGTGCCGCATCTCCAAGACGTTTTCGCGCGCGGCGATCTCGCGGAAGATTTGCACAATGGCATTTTGCGCGTCACGTGCAAGATCGGTTTTGCCGGCGAAACGCACAACGATTGCGTGGTCGAGGCGCAATTGTTCGACGTGGAATCGCGCGCGGTGTTCACGCAACCGTTGACGTGCGCGTACGACGGTTCGATGTTGCCGCGCTCCGAAGTGACATTCGAACAACCCGTGCGCGCGCCGAAACTCTGGTCGGCGGAAGCGCCGAATTTGTACACGCTCGTCGTCACGCTCAAGACACCGCGTGGCGAGGAAAGTACCGCGTGTCGCATCGGCTTTCGCAAAATTGAAATTCGCGACCGGCAATTGCTCATCAACGGCAAGCGCGTGATGATCAAGGGTGTGAATCGTCACGATCACGACGACACGACCGGCAAAGCAGTTAGCCGCGCGACGATGGAAGCCGACCTACGCTTGATGAAACAATTCAACGTGAACGCGGTTCGCACATCGCACTATCCCAACGATCCGTACTGGCTCGAGCTGTGTGACCGCTTTGGCATGTATGTGGTGGACGAAGCGAACATCGAAGCGCACGCGTTTTATCGCGAGACGTGTCGCGATCCGCGTTACACGAACGCGTACGTCACGCGCGTGCGCGCGATGGTCGAGCGCGACAAGAATCATCCGTGTGTGATCTTTTGGTCGCTTGGCAACGAGTCCGGCTACGGACCGAATCACGATACGGCAGCGGGCTGGGTGCGCGGCGCAGACCCATCACGTCCCTTGCATTACGAAGGCGCGATTTCGCGCTGGGCAGGTCGCACCTGGGAGGACGGGCATCGCGTCACCGATGTGGTGTGCCCGATGTATCCACCGATTCAGAAAATTGTCGCGTGGTCGAAGCAAAGCCAGGATTGGCGTCCGATGATTCTGTGCGAGTACTCGCACACGATGGGCAACAGCAACGGTTCGCTCGCCGATTACTGGGCGGCGTTTGAAAAATATCCTGGGTTGCAAGGCGGCTATCTGTGGGAGTGGATTGATCACGGCATCCAGCAAACCGATGCGAACGGCAAAACGTACTGGGCGTACGGCGGCGATTTCGGCGATACGCCGAACGACGCGAATTTTGTTGTGGATGGGATCGTGTGGCCCAATCGCACGCCGCACCCGGCGCTGTACGAATTCAAGCACCTCGCGCAACCGGTGCGCGTCGAATTGCTGGATTCGCGCGGGCGTATTCGCATCGTCAACAAACGCGATTTCACCTCGCTCGACGATTTGGTTGGCGAATGGGAATTGACCCTGGATGGTACGCGGGCGCAAGCCGGCAAACTGCCGCGCCTCGCCATCGCGCCGGGTGAGTCGCTGGATGTGACACTTGCTCTCAAGAGCAGTTCAGCGGGTGAGCGTTTTCTCAACCTGCGGTTTTATCAGCGCAAAGATACGTGGTGGGCGAACGCCGGGCACGAGGTCGCGTGGCAGCAACTCGCGTTGCCAGCGCGCGCCCACAAACTCGCGCGACTCGGTGATGCCAAAATAATCGCGGAAGAAGATGCTCACGCGATCATTTTGCGCGCGGGCAATGTACGCGCCGTGTTCGATAAAGTACCCGGCGCGCTGGTGGAGTTTGGCGCGGACACAAATTGGATCGTGCGCGGACCATCGCTCAACGTCTGGCGCGCGGCAACCGATAACGATGGCATCAAGTTGATCCTGGGACGCGAAGGCAGTAAAACACTCGTGCGCTGGCTTGACCTGGGATTAGATCGGGTCGAGCACTCGTTGGCGCGCATTCGATTGCTGCGTTCAAAAGGAATGCCAGTCGTCGAGATCATTCATCGCGCATCCGGGCGCGGCAAGTGGAACGATTTTACACACACACATCGCTACACCCTCGACGCATCGGGCGAGTTGCGCGTCGAAAATATCGTGCGTGTGGGCAATGGCATTCGCGATATTCCGCGCGCGGGTGTGAGCTTGGCGCTCGCTTCGAATTTAGAACACCTGGAATGGTTCGGGCGTGGACCGTGGGAAAATTATCCAGATCGCAAGACATCGGCAATCGTGGGGCGCTACGCGAGTACGGTAACAGAACAGTATGTGCCGTACATCATGCCGCAAGAGCATGGACACAAGACGGATGTGCGGTGGCTGACACTGGTTGATTCAAGTGGACACGGTTTGCGTGTCGAAGGCGACCCGACCATCGAATTTTCGGCGAGCCATTTCACCGCCGCCGATTTGTTCGCGGCAAGGCACACAATTGATCTCGCGCCGCGCGCTGAAGTGATGCTCAATCTGGATGGCGCGCATCGCGGACTCGGCACCGCGAGTTGTGGTCCCGATACGTTGGAGCAGTATCGTTTGCTCGAGTCGGTCTATCGCTTTGGCTATCGCCTCAAGGCAAAATAA
- a CDS encoding GntR family transcriptional regulator encodes MEIHFPVELQRQIEQAIVAGELPVGQLVNATELAARFDASLDEIQEVLRSEHRKGLLARDGANGFRVLGLSAPQVESVFQHTSKVGFKPSSVMRGVTIEPASSEIAAKLDLPIGAPVYRLERTRLVNGEVLANQTNVIPYQVCAGLENDDVSHASFQQLIDGKYRAVTTEMKEEFAMATATAQDQAILGLDPGAPILVIQRLALSATSSPLIWTDIHVRPDRFDYVAALWSPAKTLLEQFQLT; translated from the coding sequence GTGGAGATTCATTTCCCCGTTGAACTACAACGCCAGATCGAACAAGCGATTGTCGCGGGTGAATTGCCGGTTGGTCAGTTGGTGAATGCGACCGAGCTTGCCGCGCGTTTTGATGCTTCGCTGGATGAGATACAAGAGGTTTTGCGATCAGAGCATCGCAAAGGTCTGCTCGCGCGCGATGGCGCGAATGGATTTCGCGTGCTCGGTTTGAGCGCGCCTCAAGTCGAAAGCGTGTTTCAGCACACCTCCAAGGTCGGCTTCAAACCGTCGTCGGTGATGCGCGGCGTCACGATTGAGCCGGCATCCAGCGAAATCGCGGCGAAACTCGATCTGCCCATCGGCGCGCCAGTGTATCGTTTGGAGCGCACGCGCTTGGTGAACGGCGAGGTGCTTGCAAATCAAACGAATGTGATTCCGTACCAAGTGTGCGCGGGCTTGGAAAACGATGACGTGTCGCACGCGTCGTTCCAACAGTTGATTGACGGCAAATATCGCGCGGTCACGACGGAAATGAAAGAAGAATTTGCGATGGCAACCGCGACGGCGCAAGACCAAGCAATCCTGGGGCTTGACCCAGGCGCGCCGATCTTGGTGATTCAGCGTCTCGCGTTGAGCGCCACATCAAGCCCGTTGATCTGGACCGACATTCACGTTCGCCCCGACCGCTTTGATTACGTCGCCGCACTCTGGTCCCCCGCCAAGACCTTGCTTGAACAATTTCAATTGACCTGA
- a CDS encoding tyrosine-type recombinase/integrase → MELERAIQSFLQDVVARDLSGNTHKRYAADLGNLAAFLQPRSITLIEQITTEHLRAYFADLHERPNGRRPDTKLSPYSIEGMYRTFKTFFRFCECEEYLAQNPMVRIRKPKLPDRIVPRLSEEQVVTLLNEVEHTQSPERNLALLMLMVNNGLRRGEVLGLTIDNVYLDEDRIRVTGKGRKDRDVPLGESSALALCKWLAVRPASLVKNVFLNADGSAFKAPGVRSLFQRLQIHAGLKRLYPHLLRHTFAKLYLKRVRDVKSLQQILGHSKSSTTLDLYVEYDFNDLIAIYRDGSPVDAIKKALIVK, encoded by the coding sequence ATGGAACTTGAACGCGCAATTCAATCGTTTTTGCAGGATGTCGTGGCTCGCGATTTGAGCGGCAACACCCACAAGCGTTACGCCGCCGACCTCGGCAATCTTGCCGCCTTCTTGCAGCCACGATCCATCACACTGATCGAGCAGATAACTACCGAGCATCTGCGCGCGTACTTTGCTGATTTGCACGAGCGACCAAACGGTCGTCGCCCGGACACAAAATTATCGCCTTACAGCATCGAGGGCATGTATCGCACGTTCAAGACCTTCTTTCGGTTTTGTGAGTGCGAGGAATATCTCGCGCAAAATCCGATGGTGCGTATTCGCAAGCCCAAATTGCCGGACCGCATTGTGCCGCGTCTCTCCGAAGAACAGGTCGTCACGTTACTGAATGAGGTCGAGCACACCCAATCACCTGAACGCAATCTCGCGCTCTTGATGTTGATGGTGAACAATGGTCTTCGCCGCGGTGAAGTGCTCGGACTCACGATTGATAATGTGTATCTTGATGAAGACCGCATCCGGGTCACAGGCAAAGGGCGCAAGGATCGCGATGTGCCACTCGGCGAATCATCCGCGCTCGCGTTGTGCAAATGGTTGGCGGTTCGTCCCGCGTCGCTCGTCAAGAATGTGTTTCTGAATGCGGATGGTTCGGCATTCAAGGCACCTGGCGTGCGATCGCTCTTTCAGCGGTTGCAAATTCATGCCGGACTGAAGCGCCTGTATCCCCATCTCCTCCGTCATACATTTGCCAAGCTCTATCTCAAGCGAGTGCGTGATGTGAAATCTCTGCAACAAATTCTCGGACACTCCAAATCGAGTACGACGCTCGATCTGTATGTGGAGTATGATTTCAATGACCTCATTGCCATCTATCGTGACGGCTCGCCGGTGGATGCAATAAAAAAAGCGCTAATTGTAAAGTGA
- a CDS encoding Tm-1-like ATP-binding domain-containing protein, protein MSIVIIGSLDTKGIEVAYIRDLIQRAGQTTIVLDSGTLGSAATTADFDRSQVALAGGESLSDLLASGDKARCQNAMTTGLVNIVSRLFAQGQADGVIAVGGAQGTAMATAAMRALPVGIPKVMVSTVACGKATFGPYVGAKDVTMIHSVADILGLNPVTRKILAQAAAAVAAMSTVRIAASEAKELVAITQAGVTTPGVMAIKDRLEELGFEVIAFHCNGIGGQAMEELIADGVIKGVIDFSPHEVTDLLYDGMMPALPGRMTVAGRVGIPQIVAPGCADVRLHEWREDWSPDLCGRAFVRHSPTHTHFRTTAAEMSAVAHFIAERLNAGKGPRAAIIPLRGFSMLNREGAPLYDAAANAGYIETMRAELDPEIKRVEIDAHINDAEFADATVQLFLALRSEKG, encoded by the coding sequence ATGAGCATCGTCATCATCGGCAGTCTGGATACGAAAGGAATCGAGGTCGCCTACATCCGCGACCTGATTCAACGCGCCGGGCAAACAACGATTGTGCTTGATTCTGGCACGCTGGGTTCCGCCGCGACGACCGCCGACTTTGATCGCTCCCAGGTCGCGCTGGCGGGCGGCGAAAGTTTGTCCGATCTGCTTGCCTCCGGCGACAAGGCGCGGTGTCAGAACGCGATGACCACTGGTCTTGTCAACATTGTTTCGCGTTTGTTCGCGCAAGGTCAAGCGGATGGCGTGATCGCGGTCGGCGGCGCGCAAGGTACCGCGATGGCGACCGCCGCGATGCGCGCGTTGCCCGTCGGCATTCCCAAGGTGATGGTCTCGACCGTTGCGTGCGGCAAAGCAACCTTTGGTCCGTACGTCGGCGCAAAAGATGTGACAATGATTCATTCGGTTGCCGACATCCTGGGATTGAATCCAGTCACGCGCAAGATACTCGCGCAAGCCGCCGCCGCGGTTGCCGCGATGAGTACGGTTCGCATCGCGGCGAGCGAAGCAAAAGAATTGGTCGCGATCACGCAAGCCGGCGTGACAACGCCGGGCGTGATGGCGATCAAAGACCGTTTGGAAGAACTGGGATTCGAGGTCATCGCGTTTCATTGCAACGGCATCGGCGGACAGGCGATGGAAGAACTGATTGCCGATGGCGTGATCAAGGGCGTCATTGATTTCTCGCCGCACGAGGTCACCGATTTGCTGTACGATGGCATGATGCCCGCGCTCCCAGGTCGCATGACGGTGGCGGGCAGAGTGGGCATTCCGCAAATCGTCGCGCCGGGTTGCGCGGATGTGCGCTTGCACGAATGGCGCGAGGATTGGTCTCCTGATTTGTGCGGGCGCGCGTTCGTGCGTCACTCGCCCACGCACACGCACTTTCGCACGACGGCGGCGGAAATGTCGGCGGTCGCGCATTTCATCGCGGAGCGACTCAATGCCGGCAAGGGTCCGCGTGCGGCGATCATTCCGCTGCGCGGATTCAGTATGCTCAATCGCGAAGGCGCGCCGTTGTACGACGCGGCGGCGAACGCGGGGTACATCGAGACGATGCGCGCGGAACTTGACCCGGAAATCAAGCGCGTTGAAATAGACGCGCACATCAACGATGCCGAATTCGCCGATGCAACGGTTCAGCTCTTTCTGGCTTTACGATCCGAAAAAGGATAA
- a CDS encoding reverse transcriptase-like protein: MQYKIWTDGACSGNPGLGAWASIVVDDQGGDVRLGQAEDHTTNNLMELRAVERALEFVDMEAQIVLYTDSNLVVQWMLGTYARKNLPCAAISNHIDQLIATKGLQVEWVHVPGHGGDERNEQADRFAKSLIRLRKREIAQESMLRK, translated from the coding sequence ATGCAGTACAAGATTTGGACGGACGGGGCGTGCTCCGGCAATCCTGGGCTTGGGGCGTGGGCATCTATCGTTGTGGATGACCAGGGCGGGGATGTGCGCCTCGGTCAAGCGGAAGACCACACGACTAACAATCTGATGGAACTGCGTGCGGTGGAACGCGCCCTCGAGTTCGTGGACATGGAGGCGCAGATCGTCCTTTACACCGACAGCAACCTGGTTGTGCAGTGGATGCTTGGGACGTACGCACGGAAGAATCTACCGTGTGCCGCAATCTCCAATCACATTGACCAACTGATTGCGACGAAAGGGTTGCAGGTGGAATGGGTGCACGTTCCCGGACATGGTGGGGATGAACGCAACGAACAAGCGGATCGGTTTGCCAAGTCGTTGATCCGACTACGCAAGCGCGAAATCGCGCAAGAGTCGATGCTGAGGAAATGA